The sequence below is a genomic window from Halosolutus gelatinilyticus.
TTGTAGGAGACGAGTTCGACGTTGTAGCTCCAGCCGTCGTTGGTGTACCGATCGTGCAGGATCGCGCCGAGCCTGGACTGATTCGCGAACTCGGACGCCGTGTATGTCTTCTCGTCCTGTCCGCTGGCGGGTTCGGTTGCGTTGTAGAACGCCCCGTCCGATTCGTTCCAGTTTCGGATCGTCTCCGATAAGTTTCCGTCCTGGCTGGAGACGGTGAGCGCGTCCTGGGATTCCTGTTGCAGCTGCGCCTTGACGGTCCGATCGGCCAGACCGCCGGTCGTCGGCGTGATCACGACCGCCTGCAGGGCGAAGAGGACCGCCAGCAGAAGGATCATCGCGCCGATGAACCCCTCGAGCGTGTACGCCTGTGCCCGTTCCGTTTGCACTGTCCTGTCGAGCATGGTCTCACCAGACCCTCACGATGAGCCGACAGGCCGGCTCGCAATCGATCGAGTCGTCGACGGTGACGATGCGAGCGGAACTGGCCGCCGATTGGTTCCCGTACGTGTGCCCGCCGTTCCAGTTGGATCCGACTGGGGTGCCGTCGAGTCGTTCGACCGTGACGTTGACCCTGTCGAAGACGGCATCGACGTCACCGCTCGCATCTTTGCTCGCCCGGAGGCCGAGCGTCGCGACCAGCTCCTCGGAGTCTCCCGTGTAGTTGCCCTTGAAGGTGGTCGCGTTGAGCTCGTTGGGCCGCTCGGTGCTCGCGTTCTCGACGATCCGGTCCGCGATCCGATCGGCCTGCGCCGTTTCGGCGCCGCTGATCGACGACTCGTGGGGCGCCGACAGCGACGGGACGTACATGAAGACGAACGCGACCGTCAGGATGAAGATCCCGATCCCGACCGCGAAGTCCTGCGTGGTCTGGCCCCGATCCGAGCGAGGGACCGAACCGGTCTTCGCCCCTCCGGTCCCGGATCGGGATCCCGAGCGGTATCTGCGCGTCATGTTAGGCCACCACTGCCCAGCCCACGAGTGCGATCGTCGCGAGGATGATCACGTACTTGAGTCCGCTCAGCAGGTCCGCGTCCCGGATGTAGCCGCTGATGAACCCGGAAATGATCGCCTGCAGCGTCACGGCGTGAAAGAACAACACCGACAGCAGGTCGATCTGGACGTTCTCGCTCAAGTTCGCCTGGGCGAGTTCCCCGCCGGCACCGCCGGTGTCGACGTCCGAACCGCTGGTCTCGAGGCCCGCCATCGTGTCGATGAACTGCGTCTTGAGGATCGCGATCACCGCGAGCACCGTCATGAACGTCATGATGATGATCACGACCTGCATCCGGGTTCGCGACTTGCGCTCGCGCTCGATGTCGTCGTGGTTCTCGCTGGCGCGAGCGGCCGTCCGGAGCACGTCCGAAATCTGGTTCGACGCCTCCTGTGCCTCCGTGATCAGGCGCGTCGTTCGGGCGAGTCGTGGAATGTGGTACTTGTTGTTGAACTCGATGAGCGCCTCCTTCAGGCTCATCCCGTAGTTGACCTTCGTGTGCATCATCTCGAACTCGCGGGCCAGCTTCCCGCTCGTCGTGTCCGAGACCGACTTGAGCGACTCGAGCAGCGTGAGCCCGGTGTCGTTCGCGCTCGAGAGCTTCCGCAGGTCCTCCGAGAGCTTGTTGACGACGGTGTTCCGGTGGCGAACGTTCCACTCCCGGAAAATCGACAGCGGAATCGCGACGACGTACAGCGGGAGGTACAGGTAGACGAACGTCCCCCAGACGGGGTTGGCCAGCAGCCCGTCCCAGGACGTCGGCGCCGAGCTGGACACCATCGCCGTCACGACGACCACCGTCGCGATCGGGACCGTCAGAAACAGCGTGTACAGCGGATCGTCCCGGAAGAAGATGTGCGGCCGCGTCAGGACGGTCATCGTCTCGTGGGTCCCCTCGCGGTTTTTGATCCGATCGAAGACGCTGTGCTCGCCGGTGAACTGCTCGACGAGCCCGAGGTTGAGCAGCCCGCGCTCTTGCTCGCTCCGGACGCGGCGATCGCCCCCGCCCAGGCTCAGGTAGCCGTCGCCGGGTTCGTCGTGTTTGACCGTCGAAACGAGGACGATAAAGCCGACTCCGGTCAGCGGAATCAGCCCGTAGACGGTCAGGTAGAGCATCTCGTTCGTCACGCTCGCTTGCGGCATCATCTGCATGATGACCATGATGATGATCAACAGCAGCGGGAACAGCGACAGTGTCATGTACATCTCGCCGAACAGCTCGAGCGTCTCGAGGGTGAGCTCCTGTTCCTGTTTGGCGGTCCGCATGTGCTTTTCTTTCTTGTCCTCGAGGAAGCTCTCCATGTCGCCGCCGCTGTTGACGATCGAGAGCATGTCGGTCAGGAACTGCGAGAGTTCGTCGCTCGGCGTCTCCAGTGCCTGCTTTCGGATCGCCGTCCGGTAGTCGACGTCGAAGTACTCCGTCTCCTTGACGATGCTCTGGAACTCCTTTGCGACCTCGCCGTAGGTGTCATCGGCCTGTGCCAT
It includes:
- a CDS encoding DUF7288 family protein; the protein is MLDRTVQTERAQAYTLEGFIGAMILLLAVLFALQAVVITPTTGGLADRTVKAQLQQESQDALTVSSQDGNLSETIRNWNESDGAFYNATEPASGQDEKTYTASEFANQSRLGAILHDRYTNDGWSYNVELVSYNDSVDGFESTYMVYQGSPPSDAFTASHVVTLYEDDLLTRPNESGAKPTLAETTEYPISQRSSGDSGVYNLVEVRVILW
- a CDS encoding DUF7287 family protein; this translates as MTRRYRSGSRSGTGGAKTGSVPRSDRGQTTQDFAVGIGIFILTVAFVFMYVPSLSAPHESSISGAETAQADRIADRIVENASTERPNELNATTFKGNYTGDSEELVATLGLRASKDASGDVDAVFDRVNVTVERLDGTPVGSNWNGGHTYGNQSAASSARIVTVDDSIDCEPACRLIVRVW
- a CDS encoding type II secretion system F family protein — protein: MSLRTDTSGGSSDVSTSSDAFGERFYPLYVRLFGEESEFVADVEKKLAQARMTDTVELYLSRALGVGFIAGLGLWLLGLMLGYGLFATGLVRVDALLGIPIGNEQLLHLIDTLRVPALVIGTGILFGTIGFALGFGSLAAIPYSRASTRKREINMLLTDSVSFMYALSVGGLNQLEIIEAMAQADDTYGEVAKEFQSIVKETEYFDVDYRTAIRKQALETPSDELSQFLTDMLSIVNSGGDMESFLEDKKEKHMRTAKQEQELTLETLELFGEMYMTLSLFPLLLIIIMVIMQMMPQASVTNEMLYLTVYGLIPLTGVGFIVLVSTVKHDEPGDGYLSLGGGDRRVRSEQERGLLNLGLVEQFTGEHSVFDRIKNREGTHETMTVLTRPHIFFRDDPLYTLFLTVPIATVVVVTAMVSSSAPTSWDGLLANPVWGTFVYLYLPLYVVAIPLSIFREWNVRHRNTVVNKLSEDLRKLSSANDTGLTLLESLKSVSDTTSGKLAREFEMMHTKVNYGMSLKEALIEFNNKYHIPRLARTTRLITEAQEASNQISDVLRTAARASENHDDIERERKSRTRMQVVIIIMTFMTVLAVIAILKTQFIDTMAGLETSGSDVDTGGAGGELAQANLSENVQIDLLSVLFFHAVTLQAIISGFISGYIRDADLLSGLKYVIILATIALVGWAVVA